In Drosophila yakuba strain Tai18E2 chromosome X, Prin_Dyak_Tai18E2_2.1, whole genome shotgun sequence, a single genomic region encodes these proteins:
- the LOC6525703 gene encoding ubiquitin-conjugating enzyme E2 S produces the protein MSSQYSNVENLSPQTIRQVMRELQEMETTPPEGIKVLINESDVTDIQALIDGPAGTPYAAGVFRVKLTLNKDFPQTPPKAYFLTKIFHPNVAANGEICVNTLKKDWKPDLGIKHILLTIKCLLIVPNPESALNEEAGKMLLERYDDYSQRARMMTEIHAQPAKCGVGASGDAKDDDGPSTKKHAGLDKKLQDKKKEKLLKEKKRMLKRL, from the exons ATGAGTTCG CAATACTCGAATGTGGAGAACCTGTCGCCGCAGACGATAAGGCAGGTGATGAGAGAGCTGCAGGAGATGGAGACCACGCCACCGGAAGGCATCAAGGTGCTGATCAACGAAAGCGATGTGACGGATATTCAGGCTCTGATCGATGGACCTGCTGGCACTCCGTACGCCGCTGGAGTTTTCCGCGTGAAACTGACGCTGAACAAGGACTTCCCGCAGACGCCACCCAAGGCGTACTTCCTCACGAAGATCTTTCATCCGAATGTGGCCGCCAACGGAGAGATCTGTGTGAACACATTAAAGAAGGACTGGAAGCCGGATCTGGGCATCAAGCACATTCTGCTCACCATCAAATGCCTGCTGATTGTCCCGAATCCGGAATCGGCGCTAAACGAGGAGGCCGGAAAGATGCTGTTGGAACGCTACGATGACTACTCACAGAGGGCGCGTATGATGACAGAGATCCATGCCCAG CCTGCGAAATGCGGTGTTGGCGCTTCTGGCGATGCCAAAGACGATGATGGACCCTCGACGAAGAAGCACGCGGGCCTGGACAAGAAGCTGCAGGACAAGAAGAAGGAGAAGTTGCTCAAGGAGAAGAAACGCATGCTGAAAAGATTATGA
- the LOC6525705 gene encoding lymphokine-activated killer T-cell-originated protein kinase, with the protein MDTPRRKLRNLHMENVQNSSTPINVPPSPMLKTLGHGTGIRVYRLDRSPRLGEIRSPWAVKRITQNMRVKKDTLFNERIVHEADILRKLKHPNIVGFRGVVTNDEGINTLALEMCTTSLGSILEERHDEDLGPLPAKNTYKMIMDVALALDFLHNEARLMHGDLKSFNVLVKGEFEICKLCDFGVSLPLDEHGEVNFLKNPGLRYVGTSLWCAPEVIDEVDVIDSKAEIFSFGLVIYETLALVPPHTLELDAALGEDMDNSHDLPTDTEKLQRKQLDFSSDERKNGLPTAMEEHTDNDMSHDDDDEEEEEEEEDDDTKENDISDFTLNNLHSAYGTRPPLPVAFQLSDDYNCIVELFYLCTNALSEDRPAAKTIWQCLENNAANVATGSD; encoded by the exons ATGGACACGCCACGCCGCAAGCTGAGAAATTTGCACATGGAGAATGTCCAGAACAGCAGCACGCCCATCAACGTGCCGCCCTCGCCGATGCTGAAGACCCTGGGCCACGGCACTGGTATCCGGGTCTACCGCTTGGACCGCTCCCCCCGTCTCGGCGAAATCCGCTCGCCATGGGCCGTCAAGCGGATCACGCAGAACATGCGGGTGAAGAAGGACACGCTCTTCAACGAGCGGATTGTCCACGAGGCCGATATCCTACG CAAACTGAAGCATCCAAATATCGTGGGCTTCCGAGGCGTTGTCACCAATGACGAGGGCATCAACACATTGGCACTCGAAATGTGCACCACTTCACTGGGCTCCATACTCGAGGAGCGTCACGACGAGGATCTGGGCCCGTTGCCGGCCAAAAATACCTATAAGATGATCATGGACGTGGCACTGGCACTAGATTTTCTTCACAACGAAGCGCGTCTCATGCACGGCGACCTCAAGTCCTTTAATGTCCTGGTCAAGGGCGAGTTTGAGATCTGTAAGCTGTGCGATTTTGGAGTCTCTCTTCCGCTGGACGAACATGGCGAGGTTAATTTCCTAAAGAATCCCGGACTGCGCTATGTGG GAACTAGCCTCTGGTGCGCCCCGGAGGTAATAGACGAAGTGGATGTTATTGACAGCAAGGCAGAAATTTTCAGCTTTGGCCTGGTTATCTACGAAACCCTTGCGCTGGTGCCTCCACATACCTTGGAGCTCGATGCCGCACTTGGCGAGGATATGGACAATTCCCACGATTTACCCACCGACACGGAGAAGCTGCAGCGCAAACAGCTGGACTTCTCCAGCGATGAAAGGAAAAACGGACTACCTACTGCAATGGAAGAACATACAGACAACGATATGAGTcacgatgatgacgacgaggaggaggaggaggaagaagaagatgaTGACACCAAGGAGAACGACATCTCCGACTTTACACTGAACAACCTTCATTCCGCCTATGGTACACGCCCACCATTGCCCGTGGCCTTTCAGCTCAGCGACGATTACAACTGCATTGTGGAGCTGTTTTATCTGTGCACAAATGCTCTGAGCGAGGATCGACCAGCGGCCAAGACCATTTGGCAGTGCCTGGAGAACAATGCCGCAAATGTTGCGACTGGAAGCGATTAG
- the LOC6525704 gene encoding partitioning defective protein 6 translates to MSKNKINTTSGTAASETNLIEVKSKFDAEFRRWSFKRNEAEQSFDKFAALIEQLHKLTNIQFLILYIDPRDNDLLPINNDDNFGRALKTARPLLRVIVQRKDDLNEYSGFGTMKPRNLIGSILMGHTPVKTKAPSISIPHDFRQVSAIIDVDIVPETHRRVRLLKHGSDKPLGFYIRDGTSVRVTASGLEKQPGIFISRLVPGGLAESTGLLAVNDEVIEVNGIEVAGKTLDQVTDMMVANSSNLIITVKPANQRTLTSTHRGSFSRNSQLSSGSHHTNNTNTSDEIEHDDQDDIVDLTGVTLDESPTSTSAGNHNHQPPLSSSPSSHHQQAASNASTIMASDVKDGVLHL, encoded by the exons ATGTCGAAGAACAAGATAAACACAACGTCAGGAACGGCGGCCAGTGAAACGAATCTGATCGAGGTGAAGTCGAAG TTCGATGCAGAGTTTCGGCGGTGGAGCTTTAAGCGAAATGAGGCGGAGCAGAGCTTCGACAAATTCGCAGCCCTCATTGAGCAGCTGCACAAGCTGACCAACATCCAGTTTCTCATACTCTACATCGATCCGCGGGACAACGATCTGTTGCCGATCAACAACGACGACAACTTCGGCCGGGCCCTCAAAACAGCACGTCCACTTCTACGGGTCATTGTACAGCGAAAGG ATGATCTTAATGAGTACTCTGGCTTTGGAACGATGAAACCGAGGAACCTCATCGGCAGCATACTGATGGGCCATACGCCCGTGAAGACAAAGGCTCCGTCGATATCCATACCGCACGATTTCCGTCAGGTCTCGGCCATTATTGATGTGGATATTGTGCCGGAAACGCATAGAAGAGTGCGGCTGCTAAAGCACGGCAGCGACAAGCCCCTGGGATTCTACATACGGGATGGCACTTCTGTCAGGGTGACGGCCAGTGGGCTGGAGAAGCAACCGGGCATTTTCATATCCCGTTTGGTTCCGGGCGGTCTGGCCGAAAGTACAGGTCTGCTGGCCGTTAACGATGAAGTGATCGAGGTGAATGGCATCGAGGTGGCTGGCAAGACTCTGGATCAAGTCACCGACATGATGGTGGCCAATAGCTCCAATCTGATAATCACCGTGAAGCCGGCCAATCAGCGCACACTGACGTCCACACATCGCGGATCCTTCTCGAGGAACAGCCAGCTGTCCAGTGGGTCACATCACACTAATAATACCAACACCTCCGACGAGATCGAGCACGACGATCAGGACGATATTGTGGACTTAACAGGTGTTACACTGGACGAGAGTCCCACGTCCACGTCAGCCGGCAACCACAACCATCAGCCACCATTATCCTCATCACCCTCGTCGCACCATCAGCAGGCAGCTTCCAATGCGTCCACGATAATGGCCAGCGATGTCAAGGATGGAGTGCTGCATTTGTAG